The DNA segment ACTCTGAGGCGGGAATGCCGCGACAACGCGGGCAAATGTACCACATTTATCCGCCGATCCGCATATCTCGTGCAGGGAGAACATAATCTTATTGTTGGTTACGGTTTGAATTATGGCCACTCTCGCCCGTCATGAAAAGGGAGGGCTGACCTACCCCAACAGCCACATGAAGAGCGCGCCAAACATCGCGCCTACCGTTAATAGCGTAGCCGTAATGCTGTAGAACAGTTTGCCGCTCATGATTGAATGCAGGGCCACGCCAACCACAACCGCAACGGGCATGAGCGCCAGGAAGAAGGGCCAGGTATAGAGGAAGAAAAACAGCGTGTTAGGGCCATAGATGAGAAAGGGAATTCCCAACGCCAGCAGCCACGAGGCAAAACCGACCACGGCGCCCGGCAGTGACCAGGTTGTGTCGTCGTCGGTCGTGAGGGCATCTGACCTTGTGATAGTAATGTTATGGCTATTACGCATATCGAATCCTGTAACCTTGACTCACCGGGCATACAAGCCCGGCGGTGTCTCAGGATCTGATAATATCGCCCTGTCTCAGTAGATCTAATAATTGGGCAACCAAATTTGTTACTAATTGTTCACCATCCAGATGAACTTCAGGCGATTCAGGCGTTTCATATACCGAATCAATGCCGGTGAAATTACGCAGTTCACCCGCCCTGGCCTTCTTGTACAACCCTTTAGGATCGCGCGCTTCACAGGTTGCCAGCGGCGTATCGACAAAAACCTCGATAAACCGCCCCTCCCCGATGCGCTCGCGCACCATCTGCCGCTCCGCGCGATGCGGCGAAATAAACGCCGTCAGCACCACCAGCCCGGCATCCACCATCAGGTTCGCAACCTCCCCCACCCGGCGGATATTCTCTTTACGGTCTGCGTCGCTAAAGCCAAGATCGCTGCACAGGCCGTGACGGACATTATCGCCATCCAGCAACCAGGTACTGATGCCCAGCTTATGCAGGGCCTCTTCCAGCGCGCCTGCAATCGTTGATTTCCCCGAACCGGAAAGTCCCGTAAACCAGACCACAGCCCCTTTATGCCCATGCAG comes from the Citrobacter koseri ATCC BAA-895 genome and includes:
- a CDS encoding DUF3561 family protein translates to MRNSHNITITRSDALTTDDDTTWSLPGAVVGFASWLLALGIPFLIYGPNTLFFFLYTWPFFLALMPVAVVVGVALHSIMSGKLFYSITATLLTVGAMFGALFMWLLG
- the cysC gene encoding adenylyl-sulfate kinase; the protein is MALHDENVVWHAHAVTREDREALHGHKGAVVWFTGLSGSGKSTIAGALEEALHKLGISTWLLDGDNVRHGLCSDLGFSDADRKENIRRVGEVANLMVDAGLVVLTAFISPHRAERQMVRERIGEGRFIEVFVDTPLATCEARDPKGLYKKARAGELRNFTGIDSVYETPESPEVHLDGEQLVTNLVAQLLDLLRQGDIIRS